The DNA segment AAATCCGTCGAGAGAATGAAGGCGATCGAGAAGATGGCGGAAGACGGAACGTTTGAAAAATTGACCAAAAAAGAAGTTGCTGTACTCAATAAAGAAAAAGATAAATTATTGCGCGATCTTAAAGGGATCCGTGACATGGGCATGCGTTTGCCGCAGGCCATTGTCATGGTTGATTCCAAGAAAGAAGAAATCGCTGTTCGCGAAGCCAGCCGTCTTAAGATTCCTATTGTTGGGTTCATTGATACCAATTGCGATCCGGATTCCATTGATTATGTTATTCCCGGCAATGATGACGCCTTAAAATCTATCCGCCTCGTTGTCTCGCTTTTGACGGATAGTATCATCGAAGGAAAGAAAGAATTTGCGGTCGGTGAGCGGGTGAAGGCAGCGGCTGCCGAAGAAGAGGCCAATGCCGCCAAGGAAGAGGTCGCTATCTTACCTGAGGTTTTAGAATCATTCGAAGAAGCCCCGGAATTAACGGCTGAGCAAAAACGCGGGCCTACCAAGGTTCGTTTAGGCCGAGATAAGAAATAGTTTTTCCAAAGATTTTAAGCTATTTTAAGATAAGAAAGGAATGACATGGCTGTCTCTGCAACAGATATCAAGGAATTACGAGAGATGACCTCGTGCGGTGTTATCGAATGTAAAAAAGCTTTAGAAGAGGCCAAGGGCGACAAGGGCAAGGCCAAAGAAATTTTACAAAAAAGAGGCTTAGAAATAGCGGCGAAAAAAAGCAGCCGCACGGCCAATGAAGGGCGCGTGGAAGCGTATATTCATTTAGGTTCCAAAATCGGTGTTCTTTTAGAAGTTAACTGCGAAACTGATTTTGTGGCGCGTAATGAAGATTTCTGCCGGTTCACCAAGGACGTGGCTATGCAAATTGCCGCGACCGCTCCGAAATACATCAAAAAAGACGATATTCCTGCCGATATCTTGAAGGAACAAAAAAATCCTGATGTCTTTGTTAAAGAGCATTGCCTTTTAGATCAGGCGTATATCAAAGATCCTTCGATGAATATTCAAGGGTATCTTAATTCTTTGGTCGCTAAGATCGGTGAAAATATATCGATCGGCCGTTTTATCCGTTATAAGGTCGGTGAAGGTGAATAAAAAAGCCATCTATAAGCGTATTCTTTTAAAGCTAAGCGGCGAAGCCCTTCAAGGGCGCCAGGCGCACGGCATTGACGCTGAGATGTGTGTTTCTTTAGCGGCGCAAATAAAAGAAGTGATCGGCCTTGGCGTGGAAGTCGCTTTAGTTGTTGGTGGCGGCAATATCTTTCGCGGCCAGGTTGAATCAGCGCGTTTTGGCTTGGATCGTTCTGTTGCCGATTATATGGGGATGCTGGCGACTGTCATCAATGGTTTGGCTCTCCAAAATGCTTTAGAACATAACGGAATTCCCACGCGTGTTTTAACCGCCATTGAAATGCGTGCTGTTGCCGAACCTTATATTCGCCGACGGGCTATGCGTCATTTAGAAAAAGGGCGCGTGATCATTTTCGTTGCAGGGACCGGCAATCCTTATTTCACGACTGATACGGCCGCGGCGCTTCGCGCCAAAGAGATCGGCGCGGAAGTTATTTTAAAAGCGACCAAGGTTGATGGTGTTTATACGGCCGATCCCGTTAAGGTAAAAACAGCCAAGAAATTCTCTCGCCTGAAATTTATTGATGTCTTAAAAAAGAATTTAAAAGTCATGGATGCGACGGCAACTAGCCTTTGCATGGATAATAATCTGCCTATTGTTGTTTTTGACCTGACAAAGCCGGGGAATATCAAGCGCGTTGTCTTAGGAGAAAAGATCGGCACGACCGTTTGCTAGTTTTGTATTTTTGAATCCGGAAAAGCGTTTTTAGGGAGGGACCTACCGATGAATATCAAAGATGTTGTCAGCGAAACAGAATTAAGAATGAAGAAAACGATGGAGTCGGTCTCTAGAGAATTCTCAGAAGTCCGTACCGGCCGTGCTCATCCGGGCCTCATCGAGGGAATGCATATCGATTATTACGGAACGCTGACGATGATCAAGCAAATTGCCAACATCTCCGTTCCTGACGCAAAGACAATTGTGATCCAGCCGTGGGATATTTCGGCGATCGCTGAAATAGAAAAGGCAGTTTTAAAATCCAGTTTGGGTGTGACACCGATGAATGACGGGAAGATCGTCCGTCTGTCCATTCCGCCGCTTTCTAAAGAACGCCGTCAAGAATTGGCCAAGGTTGTCAAAGACATGGGGGAAAATGGCCGCGTTTCTTTGCGTACGATCCGCCGCGATGCTAATGAAAAGATCAAAAAGCTTAAAGCGGATAGCGTTATTTCGGAAGACGATAGTTTTAAAGGCCAAGACGCGGTGCAGAAGCTGACGGATAAGTTTATCGCGGAAGTTGAAAAGATCTCGGAATCAAAGAATAAAGAATTAGTCGATTTTGGATAAAGCATTTCCTGATTTTCCCGGCCTCCATTATTTCGTATCCGTACAATAATCGCGGTCGTATTTAAAACGTTCATTGAAATTTTATCATTTGCTTTTTGACCCACTAGCTCATCTGGCAGAGCACCACCCTTTTAAGGTGGGTGTGCCGCGTTCGAGTCGCGGGTGGGTCACCAAATTTGTAAGATCAAAGTTAAGCGGAAGCGAATTTCTTATCGGGCATTACGCTTTTTAAGATTGAGCGGTCATATATTCGGATCGGGCGGATGGCGGAATTGGCATACGCGCATGCCTTAGGAGCATGTCCCGAAAGGGTTGGAGGTTCAACTCCTCTTCCGCCCACCAGATTTTTACGAAGGATGCGCCAAAAGTTGTAAAAGTTGGAAGCTCAACCGCGCTTAGAAAATGTGGATCAACAGTTCTTTAATAGGCTAGCAGGAATATCTCAAAGTCGAAGACCAATAAAATCTTGCGACGGTAATTCAGCGGTAGAATGCCTCCTTGCCAAGGAGGATGTCATGGGTTCGATCCCCATCCGTCGCTTTTAATTTAATTGAAAATCAATGTTAAACCCAAAACGACGAGGATTCCATTATGTTTGTTACCGAAGGAGGTACGTCCATGAAGATCGGTGATTTTCTCTGCGATGAGGCCGTGACGGCGGATTTAAAAGGGACGACCAAAAAAGATGTTATTGAAGAATTAGTTGATTTACTCATTGAAGCGAAAGCAGTTGAAAAAAAGAACAAAGCCAAACTTGTCGAGATTTTAATGGCCCGAGAAGCCTTAGGTTCAACGGCGATCGGCCAAGGCGTTGCCATTCCTCATGGCAAATGCGAATATGTTACCGAATTAAAAGCTGCTTTAGGCATTAGCAAAAAAGGCGTTGATTTTGATTCTCTCGATGGAGAGCCCGCCTATATATTTTTCTTGCTCATTGCTCCCGCCGACTCTGCCGGGCCGCATTTAAAAGCCTTAGCTCGGATATCGCGTCTGCTCAAAGACAGATATTTCAGAGAAAGTTTAAAGCAGGCCAAAGACGAGAAAAGCATCTTAAAGTTTATATCTCAAGAAGATAAAAGAGCTCTTTAAAAGCCATGCTGCAGACCATTTTTAAATGGCTTTATCCCGGGATGAAAGTCAAGAGGTGGCTGGTGACCTCGCTTTCCGGCATTGTTGTCGTCGGGATCGGAGCTATTTTTACGACACAGCCGTACACCTTAGTAAGCAGCTTTGGTGTTATTATCATTATTTGCGGGATCGTGCTGGTCGTTTTTGGCATTGGGAAAATGATCGTGTCATTGATCACGCTTTTTCTTCCCGAGCGCGAAAGAGATCTCGTTAATATTCTTTTTGAGCGCCGTTATCTAGAGCGCGGCCCTAAAATTGTGGCGATGGGCGGAGGGCATGGCTTATCCAATCTTTTGTTGGGGTTAAAAGAATATACATCGAATATTACGGCCATTGTAACGGTTGCCGATAGCGGCGGTTCGTCGGGTCGTTTGCGCGAAGAATTCAATATTGTCGCTCCCGGTGACATTAGAAATTGTTTAGTGGCGCTTGCCGATACGCCGGCTTTGATGAGCCAATTATTTCAGTACCGGTTTTCCGAAAAATCTCAGCTTCAAGGGCATAGCTTCGGAAATCTTTTTTTAACAGCGATGGTCCAGTTAACCGGCGGAGATTTTGAAAAGGCTGTTAAAGAGTCAAGTAAGGTTTTGGCGATCCGAGGCAAAGTTGTTCCGTCAACCGTGAGCAATGTTCACTTAGTTGCGGAATACGCCGATGGGAAGCGTACGGAAGGGGAAGCAAAGATCCCCAGGTCCAATGCGCGTATTAAACGTTTATCTTTAAAGCCGGAAAATTCTAAGCCGACCGCTGATGCCTTAGAAGCCATTGCCAATGCCGAGATCATTATTTTGGGCCCGGGAAGTCTATATACGAGCATTATCCCTAATTTGATCATTCATGGTATGACGGAAGCTATTGTGAATTCTTCGGCGTTTAAGATCTATGTGTGCAATGTGATGACCCAAAAAGGCGAAACAGAGAATTACGGTGCCAGTGATCATGTTAAAGCCATTGTTGAGCATACATCGCCTAAGATCATAGATGCGTGTTTAGTAAATAACGCGATCGCGCCTCCGGATATGCTGGGCCGGTACAGCGCGGAAAATTCGTATCCGGTCACCCCGGATGTTGAAAAAATAAAAAAAATGGATTATATGGTTGCGGCGACGGATTTGCTGGGTGTTGACGATTATGTCCGTCACGATGCCAAAAAGTTAAATAAAGCCCTTATTGAACTCATCGAAACGAATAGGATCATAAAAAGATAATGGTCAATCTTCTCTTAGCGATGCATAATCATCAACCCGTCGGAAATTTTGACGGTGTTTTTAAAGAGGCTTACGAAAAATCATATAGGCCTTTTCTTGATGTTCTTGAGCGTCATCCAAAGATCAAGGTTGCGCTTCACTATACGGGAAGCCTGCTGGATTGGCTGGAAAAAAATGAACCGGGATTTATCGCACGGATCAAAAAGTTGGTTAAGGAAGGGCGAGTGGAGATTTTTGGAGGCGGCTACTATGAGCCGATCCTTACCGTTATTCCTCATCAAGATGCCGAGGCTCAGTTAAATTTATTGACGGAAAAGGTCAAGAAACTTTTTGGTTATGAAGCAAAAGGTGCTTGGATCGCCGAGAGAGTTTGGGAACCGAAGATGCCCGTTTTGTTCTCAAATTGTAATTTAGATTACGGCATCGTGGATGATTCGCATTTTACCATGGTGGGCAAAAAACCCGAGGAGCTAAGCGGATTTTACGAGACGGAAGATGAGGGGAAACGCTTTAATTTATTCGCATGTTGCGAACAACTGCGTTATGTCATTCCGTTCGGAAAGCCGGAAAAAACGATCGAATATTTAAAAGCGCGTGAGCAAGATTGCCCGGAAGTGACGATCGCCTACGGGGATGACGGCGAGAAATTCGGCCTTTGGCCGGGAACTTACAAATGGGTTTATGAAGAAGGTTGGCTAGAGAAGTTTTTTACTATTCTCGAGCAAAATAGTTCTTGGCTTCAAACGATGACGTTTAAGGAATACTACGATACACATTTACCGACGGATCGCGTCTATCTTCCATGCGCCAGCTACCGGGAAATGCTGGAATGGTCGAAAGGCTTCTATCGGAATTTTATGGTTAAATATCCGGAAGTTAATTTAATGCATAAGCGCATGCTTCAAGTGAGCCATAAGATCGATACGGCGAAGAATTTGACCAAATCAGAAACTACGAAAGCCAGAAAGCACCTTTTAATGGCGCAAGCTAATGACGCCTATTGGCACGGAGTTTTTGGCGGGCTTTATCATAATCATTTACGAAGTGCTGTTTATCAAAATCTCATCAAGGCGGAAAGCCTTCTTGATGCCGCAACGAAAAGAAAGCCGGCTGTTCAATTGCGCGAAGTGGACGTAGATTACGACGGAGATAAGGAAATCATTATCGAGACAAAGAATAATAATTTTTATCTTAAGCCTAATGCGGGCGCGACGCTTTTTGGCTGGGACGTTAAAGACAAGACGTGGAATTTGGTTAATACGATCAGCCGTAAAGAAGAGATCTATCACAAAAAAATCCGGGAAAAAAATAAGTCAAAAGAAAAAGAGCCCCAATCTAAAGAGGGCATTGCCACCATTCACGATAATTTTGTCCAAAAGCAAGACGACCTTGTGAATTTCCTTTTTTATGATAAAAATCCGCGACATTGCCTGGTGGACCATTTTCTTTCCAATGACATTGAAGTTGCGCAATTCTTTAATAGCAGTTATGAAGAGTGTGGTGATTTTTCTACGGACCGCTATGAAGCGGCGATCAAAAAACACGGTTCCATTGATGAGATTGTTATGTCGTGTCGAGGGCATATCAATCATTATTTGTCGAATTTAACTAAAAAGATCTCTCCCACGGAACATGGGCTGATGGTCCGTTATGATATAAAGAATTTGGAATCTAAAGAAGTAATTGACGCGACCTTTGGCGTTGAATTTAATTTCTCTCTTTATGATAAAGAATTGGCGGCCATGGGGCAGATCTTACAAAAAGACCATTTGCAAGTTCGCGACCAGTGGAATTCGTTCGTGATCGATTTTAAATTAAGCCAAAAGGCGAATGTGGCGCATTATTCGGTGGAAACAGTTTCGGATTCCGAGACGGGAATTGAAAAAACCTATCAACAGCTTTGCGTTGTTCTTCTTTGGCCTTTGAAGATAAATCCGAATGAATCATGGTCCGTTAATTTTTCCATGACAGCCTGATCTGGTGAGAAGTTTGTTTTGAGATCTTATGCCCAAAATCGAAAAAGAAGTTATGATCGGAAATCCTCAGGGCCTTCACGCAAGGCCGGCAGCCTTGTTTGTTCAGCTGGCTTCCAAGTTTGATTCTATGATCACGGTGCGGCGGGGCGCAGAAAGAGTAAGCGGAAAATCCATTATGGGAATTTTGATGTTAGCGGCGGGAAAAAACGCAAAGGTTACGATCGAGGCTGACGGTGAAGATGCTCAGCAAGCGGTTGATGAATTAGAAAGGTTTTTAATTCAAAATGAGTGAAATCGTTTTAAAAGGAATTCCGGCGGCTCCGGGGGTTGCATGCGGCCCGGCGTTTATTTTGGATAAACAGGACTTTATTATCCCGCCTCGGGCCATTATGGACCAGGAGATCCCCATTGAGATCGCGCGCTTTGAAGAGGCATTGATGAAAACGCGTGATGAGATCGTCGTGATCCAAAAAAAGATCTCCGAAGAAATGGATACGCATCACGCCCAGATCTTTGATGCCCATCTTTTGGTCTTAGAAGACCGGACTCTCATCGAAGAAGTGATCAAGCGCGTAAAAAAAGAGAAATTATCCGTCGAATTCATATTTTCTAAGGTTTTAAAGAAATACATTAAAGTGTTCTCTAATATTCAGGATGAATATTTGCGCGAGCGTACCAGCGACGTCAATGACGTGGGCCGGCGTATTTTAAAGAATTTAGTTGATGAATCAAAATTGCACGAACTGGATAATTTGCAAGAACAGCTGGTCATTGTCGCGCACGATCTTTCTCCGTCAGACACGGCTAGCATGTATAACAAGAACATCATTGCCTTTGCTACCGATAGCGGCGGACGAACTTCGCATACGGCTATTATGGCAAAATCTTTAGGGATCCCGGCGGTGGTTGGCCTTAAAGATGCGACACTGCGCGTTACTAATCAAGATTTTGTTATTGTCGACGGACGCATGGGGCTTTTGATCATTAACCCGACCGAAGCGACCGTGACCGTTTATCGCCACGAACAAGACAGAATCGAAGCCTTAAGAGACCGCTTTGATGATATTAAAGATTTGCCGGCGGAAACAACAGACGGAAAGAAAGTTAAGATCTCTGCTAATTTGGAACTGCCGGAAGAAATTCCTATGGTTTTAAAGAACGGCGCCGATGGCATCGGATTATACCGAACGGAATATTTCTATATGAATCGCATGGATCTTCCGTCCGAAGAAGAGCAGTTTGAGGCCTACAAACATGTCGCGCAGGCTGTTCTGCCGCATCCGGTCAATATCCGCACCCTGGATTTGGGCGGAGATAAATTCATTTCCAGCTTACAAATTCCGCATGATATGCACCCCTTTCTAGGCTGGAGGGCCATTCGCTTTTGTTTAGCGCGTCCGGATATTTTCAAAACACAGTTACGGGCTATTTTAAGGGCGTCCGCTTACGGTAAATTAAAAATGATGTATCCGATGATCTCCGGTTGCTGGGAATTGCGCCAGGCCAATGTGATCTTAAATGAGGTCAAAGAAAATTTACGCGAAGAAAAAGCCCCCTTTGATGAAAATATGGAAGTTGGCGTTATGATCGAGGTCCCTTCGGCGGCGTTAACGGCCGATCTTTTAGCCAAAGACGCTAATTTCTTTAGCATTGGAACTAATGACCTTATTCAATATACGCTGGCGGTTGATCGGGCCAATGAACAGGTGGCGGATCTTTATGAGCCCGGACATCCCGCGGTTTTACGCCTGATAAAAAGCGTTATTGATTCCGGGCATCAGAACAAACTTGAGGTAAGCCTTTGCGGAGAAATGTCCAGCGAACCGGCCTTGGCGCTTTTGCTTTTAGGGTTAGGATTGGATGTTTTTAGCATGCCGCCATTTAATATTTTGCAGATCAAAAAACTTATTCGAAGCGTA comes from the Candidatus Omnitrophota bacterium genome and includes:
- the rpsB gene encoding 30S ribosomal protein S2; translation: MTDELIKQLLEAGVHFGHQTKRWNPKMKKYIFGQRSGIYIIDLEKTVECLNKARDFLHGIALKGGNVLFVGTKKQAQDVMEAEATRCGMYYVKYRWLGGLMTNYQTVKKSVERMKAIEKMAEDGTFEKLTKKEVAVLNKEKDKLLRDLKGIRDMGMRLPQAIVMVDSKKEEIAVREASRLKIPIVGFIDTNCDPDSIDYVIPGNDDALKSIRLVVSLLTDSIIEGKKEFAVGERVKAAAAEEEANAAKEEVAILPEVLESFEEAPELTAEQKRGPTKVRLGRDKK
- a CDS encoding translation elongation factor Ts is translated as MAVSATDIKELREMTSCGVIECKKALEEAKGDKGKAKEILQKRGLEIAAKKSSRTANEGRVEAYIHLGSKIGVLLEVNCETDFVARNEDFCRFTKDVAMQIAATAPKYIKKDDIPADILKEQKNPDVFVKEHCLLDQAYIKDPSMNIQGYLNSLVAKIGENISIGRFIRYKVGEGE
- a CDS encoding HPr family phosphocarrier protein, producing the protein MPKIEKEVMIGNPQGLHARPAALFVQLASKFDSMITVRRGAERVSGKSIMGILMLAAGKNAKVTIEADGEDAQQAVDELERFLIQNE
- a CDS encoding PTS sugar transporter subunit IIA; translation: MFVTEGGTSMKIGDFLCDEAVTADLKGTTKKDVIEELVDLLIEAKAVEKKNKAKLVEILMAREALGSTAIGQGVAIPHGKCEYVTELKAALGISKKGVDFDSLDGEPAYIFFLLIAPADSAGPHLKALARISRLLKDRYFRESLKQAKDEKSILKFISQEDKRAL
- a CDS encoding alpha-amylase/4-alpha-glucanotransferase domain-containing protein, coding for MVNLLLAMHNHQPVGNFDGVFKEAYEKSYRPFLDVLERHPKIKVALHYTGSLLDWLEKNEPGFIARIKKLVKEGRVEIFGGGYYEPILTVIPHQDAEAQLNLLTEKVKKLFGYEAKGAWIAERVWEPKMPVLFSNCNLDYGIVDDSHFTMVGKKPEELSGFYETEDEGKRFNLFACCEQLRYVIPFGKPEKTIEYLKAREQDCPEVTIAYGDDGEKFGLWPGTYKWVYEEGWLEKFFTILEQNSSWLQTMTFKEYYDTHLPTDRVYLPCASYREMLEWSKGFYRNFMVKYPEVNLMHKRMLQVSHKIDTAKNLTKSETTKARKHLLMAQANDAYWHGVFGGLYHNHLRSAVYQNLIKAESLLDAATKRKPAVQLREVDVDYDGDKEIIIETKNNNFYLKPNAGATLFGWDVKDKTWNLVNTISRKEEIYHKKIREKNKSKEKEPQSKEGIATIHDNFVQKQDDLVNFLFYDKNPRHCLVDHFLSNDIEVAQFFNSSYEECGDFSTDRYEAAIKKHGSIDEIVMSCRGHINHYLSNLTKKISPTEHGLMVRYDIKNLESKEVIDATFGVEFNFSLYDKELAAMGQILQKDHLQVRDQWNSFVIDFKLSQKANVAHYSVETVSDSETGIEKTYQQLCVVLLWPLKINPNESWSVNFSMTA
- the pyrH gene encoding UMP kinase yields the protein MNKKAIYKRILLKLSGEALQGRQAHGIDAEMCVSLAAQIKEVIGLGVEVALVVGGGNIFRGQVESARFGLDRSVADYMGMLATVINGLALQNALEHNGIPTRVLTAIEMRAVAEPYIRRRAMRHLEKGRVIIFVAGTGNPYFTTDTAAALRAKEIGAEVILKATKVDGVYTADPVKVKTAKKFSRLKFIDVLKKNLKVMDATATSLCMDNNLPIVVFDLTKPGNIKRVVLGEKIGTTVC
- the frr gene encoding ribosome recycling factor, with product MKDVVSETELRMKKTMESVSREFSEVRTGRAHPGLIEGMHIDYYGTLTMIKQIANISVPDAKTIVIQPWDISAIAEIEKAVLKSSLGVTPMNDGKIVRLSIPPLSKERRQELAKVVKDMGENGRVSLRTIRRDANEKIKKLKADSVISEDDSFKGQDAVQKLTDKFIAEVEKISESKNKELVDFG
- the ptsP gene encoding phosphoenolpyruvate--protein phosphotransferase produces the protein MSEIVLKGIPAAPGVACGPAFILDKQDFIIPPRAIMDQEIPIEIARFEEALMKTRDEIVVIQKKISEEMDTHHAQIFDAHLLVLEDRTLIEEVIKRVKKEKLSVEFIFSKVLKKYIKVFSNIQDEYLRERTSDVNDVGRRILKNLVDESKLHELDNLQEQLVIVAHDLSPSDTASMYNKNIIAFATDSGGRTSHTAIMAKSLGIPAVVGLKDATLRVTNQDFVIVDGRMGLLIINPTEATVTVYRHEQDRIEALRDRFDDIKDLPAETTDGKKVKISANLELPEEIPMVLKNGADGIGLYRTEYFYMNRMDLPSEEEQFEAYKHVAQAVLPHPVNIRTLDLGGDKFISSLQIPHDMHPFLGWRAIRFCLARPDIFKTQLRAILRASAYGKLKMMYPMISGCWELRQANVILNEVKENLREEKAPFDENMEVGVMIEVPSAALTADLLAKDANFFSIGTNDLIQYTLAVDRANEQVADLYEPGHPAVLRLIKSVIDSGHQNKLEVSLCGEMSSEPALALLLLGLGLDVFSMPPFNILQIKKLIRSVSFQDAQKVVAQAMTFSTGQEVEEFSRLKLRELAPQIVNADNGGRKA
- a CDS encoding YvcK family protein, with the protein product MLQTIFKWLYPGMKVKRWLVTSLSGIVVVGIGAIFTTQPYTLVSSFGVIIIICGIVLVVFGIGKMIVSLITLFLPERERDLVNILFERRYLERGPKIVAMGGGHGLSNLLLGLKEYTSNITAIVTVADSGGSSGRLREEFNIVAPGDIRNCLVALADTPALMSQLFQYRFSEKSQLQGHSFGNLFLTAMVQLTGGDFEKAVKESSKVLAIRGKVVPSTVSNVHLVAEYADGKRTEGEAKIPRSNARIKRLSLKPENSKPTADALEAIANAEIIILGPGSLYTSIIPNLIIHGMTEAIVNSSAFKIYVCNVMTQKGETENYGASDHVKAIVEHTSPKIIDACLVNNAIAPPDMLGRYSAENSYPVTPDVEKIKKMDYMVAATDLLGVDDYVRHDAKKLNKALIELIETNRIIKR